AATAAAGTCACAATTAATACGGCGCCGTAACCTTGAGAGAAACCAAGCAATGGTTTAGCAATCATTTCTTGAATCCAAGCCAATAATGTCATACCTGGAACTAATTTAGAGAAGATCCAGTAGAAAAGTGCTACTGCATATAAAGCAGCTGTCGCAGGAATAATTGCGGCAAAAGCTTTTGAAACTGCTGGTGGCACTTGTTCTGGCATTTTGATAGTAATATTAGCCAACATTAATTTACAGAAGATAATACTTGCTACAAAACCAACAATCATTGCGGTAAAGTAGAAGTTTGCATCCATGTTGTTTAATGGAATCCAGCCCCACGCATTTGCTGTAATGCCATCAGCAGTTGCAGACCAACCGCTTGTTGCAGAATTCGCATTGATTTGATCAACTAAGTCTGCTGGCATTTTTTGTGCTAATGTACCAGAGTAAGAATACGTTACACCAGAAATAGCGGCCGCAAGAGACACGATACCACCGGCTAAATCATTAACACCATAAGCACGAGCTAAGTTAAAGCCCCATGAAAAGGCGAAGATAATCCCGGCGATTGCTAATGTACCATTCCAAACGTAACCATTGATTGTAATGATCGTACTAATAAGAGCAAAGATACCTTTTCCTTCAGCAATGCTGGCACCCCAAGTTGAGATAAATTGCCCTGGTAAATCACGAATAATTGCGTTGATCATAACGGCTACTGAACCGGCCATAGTAGCAGGCATCGTGCCAATAAAGGCATCCCGTAAAGCAACCAAATGTTTTTGGGAACCAATTTTTGCTGCGATCGGAAGCACGTGCTTCTCTAACCACGCTGTTAATGCATCCATTTTATTTCCTCCTAAATAAAAAATTACAGGTATCATCCTTTTAACAAACAACCACGTATAAAAAAGATGTTTTAAACTGCTCACCTGCCTAGCAGTAAGCTAATTATTTAATAAACCTGTAGCAAGCCTATTTTTCGGCTTCCATTTTTGCCATTTTGCGATAAACATCAATAATTTCTTTTGCTAAATCAGTGACAGCAATGGCAGTCATTAAATGATCCTGACTGTGAACAGTCAAAAGTGTTACAGCAACATGTTTGCCTTGTGCTTCTTGGGTTAACATATTGGTTTGTGAATGATGTGCTTCAGTCAGAGAATTTTCCGCGTCTGCGATTTTTTTATCTGCTAATTCAAAATCACCTTTTTTAGCGGCTTGAATTGCTTCCATCGCATCACTTTTGGCATTCCCACCATACATGATCAAACCCATGATGGCTTCCAAGCTTTGTTGTTCTTCCACAAAATTCCCTCCTAACGATTATTCTTCATTCATCAATTTTTCAGCTTGCGCCAAAACTTTTTCACCATTCATCATGCCGTAATCCGCCATGTTGATAACATCTAATTTGATGCCTTTTGGTGCAACTTTTTGTTCGAATTGCGCTTTCATAAAGCGAACTTGTGGGCCAAGTAATAATACATCAACATTTTTTTCTTCCAAAATATTGTCTGCTTCAGATGCTGAAACTGCGAAGATGTCGGCATCAATACCTTTTTCTTCAGCTGCTTTTTCCATCTTGGTCACAAGTAAACTTGTACTCATCCCTGCTGAACAAACTAACATAATTGTTTCTTTTGCCATTTTATCTCACCTCTTTTTCATTTATCTTACACTTAACTATAATGCAAGAAGTGTGCCAAAATAAAACAACGGGTAAAACGCTGTTATTAAAGCGTTTTACTCGTTGTTTTTTTATACACAGAACACACACACAAATTACACACTAATTTTTCTGTGTAAGCGGATACGTACTGGTGATTTTATTTTGTTGGATCATTTGGACGATATAGGCAATCTCATCATCACTAAATTCGACCTGATAATTTTTGGCAATTGGCATTAGACTCGTTCTCAGTAAATCACACTCCAAGCGATATTTCTTTTGA
The DNA window shown above is from Enterococcus montenegrensis and carries:
- a CDS encoding PTS sugar transporter subunit IIC, producing MDALTAWLEKHVLPIAAKIGSQKHLVALRDAFIGTMPATMAGSVAVMINAIIRDLPGQFISTWGASIAEGKGIFALISTIITINGYVWNGTLAIAGIIFAFSWGFNLARAYGVNDLAGGIVSLAAAISGVTYSYSGTLAQKMPADLVDQINANSATSGWSATADGITANAWGWIPLNNMDANFYFTAMIVGFVASIIFCKLMLANITIKMPEQVPPAVSKAFAAIIPATAALYAVALFYWIFSKLVPGMTLLAWIQEMIAKPLLGFSQGYGAVLIVTLFVQLFWFFGIHGTNVLAPILEGVFSVAQLKNVNLFQEGGMSAVIDDGYKWVRGSFDIYAWFGGAGGTLMLLIAILIFSKRADYRAVGTLGVGPGIFNINEPVMFGMPIVLNALLFIPYILAPLVSVSIGFFATQAGWVNPVSQQVVWVTPPILNALLATAMDWRAVVVSIICMAVTFVIYTPFVIAANKIQPTDL
- a CDS encoding PTS lactose/cellobiose transporter subunit IIA, whose product is MEEQQSLEAIMGLIMYGGNAKSDAMEAIQAAKKGDFELADKKIADAENSLTEAHHSQTNMLTQEAQGKHVAVTLLTVHSQDHLMTAIAVTDLAKEIIDVYRKMAKMEAEK
- a CDS encoding PTS sugar transporter subunit IIB; amino-acid sequence: MAKETIMLVCSAGMSTSLLVTKMEKAAEEKGIDADIFAVSASEADNILEEKNVDVLLLGPQVRFMKAQFEQKVAPKGIKLDVINMADYGMMNGEKVLAQAEKLMNEE